One region of Streptomyces davaonensis JCM 4913 genomic DNA includes:
- the cds1 gene encoding L-cysteine desulfhydrase Cds1 has product MSTPHLTRTGETLDVDHTDVAYRSWLKEAVRKVQADANRSADTHLLRFPLPEKWGIDLYLKDESTHPTGSLKHRLARSLFLYGLCNGWIRPGRPVIEASSGSTAVSEAYFAKLIGVPFIAVMPRATSAEKCRLIEFHGGRSHFVDDSRTMYEESARLAVETGGHYMDQFTYAERATDWRGNNNIAESIFRQLELERYPEPAWIVATAGTGGTSATIARYVHYTQHDTRICVADPENSCFFEGWTTGDPDVTCDCGSRIEGIGRPRMEPSFVPGAIDRMMKVPDAASVAAVRALEKAIGRKAGGSTGTGLWSSLKIVAEMVAEGRQGSVVTLLCDPGDRYLDKYYSDAWLAEQGLDIQPYTEAIESLLKTGVWPS; this is encoded by the coding sequence GTGAGCACCCCCCACCTGACCCGGACCGGCGAAACCCTCGATGTCGACCACACCGACGTCGCGTATCGGAGCTGGCTGAAAGAAGCCGTCCGTAAAGTGCAGGCCGACGCGAACCGTTCGGCCGACACGCATCTGCTGCGCTTCCCGCTGCCGGAGAAGTGGGGCATCGACCTGTACCTGAAGGACGAGTCGACGCATCCGACCGGCAGCCTCAAGCACCGCCTGGCCCGCTCGCTCTTCCTCTACGGCCTGTGCAATGGCTGGATCCGGCCGGGCCGCCCGGTGATCGAGGCGTCCAGCGGTTCGACGGCGGTCTCCGAGGCGTACTTCGCGAAGCTGATCGGCGTGCCCTTCATCGCCGTCATGCCCCGCGCGACGAGCGCCGAGAAGTGCCGACTGATCGAGTTCCATGGCGGGCGGTCCCACTTCGTGGACGACTCGCGCACCATGTACGAGGAGTCCGCACGTCTCGCGGTGGAGACCGGCGGCCACTACATGGACCAGTTCACGTACGCGGAACGGGCCACGGACTGGCGCGGCAACAACAACATCGCTGAATCCATCTTCCGTCAGCTGGAGTTGGAGCGTTATCCGGAGCCCGCGTGGATCGTCGCCACGGCCGGCACCGGAGGCACCTCCGCGACCATCGCGCGGTACGTCCACTACACGCAGCACGACACCCGGATCTGTGTCGCCGATCCGGAGAACTCCTGTTTCTTCGAGGGCTGGACCACCGGCGATCCGGACGTCACCTGCGACTGCGGCTCGCGTATCGAGGGCATCGGGCGGCCCCGGATGGAACCGAGCTTCGTGCCCGGCGCGATCGACCGCATGATGAAGGTGCCGGACGCGGCGAGTGTCGCTGCCGTGCGGGCGCTGGAGAAGGCCATCGGCCGCAAGGCGGGCGGCTCCACCGGCACCGGCCTGTGGAGCTCGCTGAAGATCGTCGCCGAGATGGTGGCCGAGGGCCGCCAGGGCAGTGTGGTCACCCTGCTGTGCGACCCGGGCGACCGCTACCTGGACAAGTACTACTCCGACGCCTGGCTCGCCGAACAGGGCCTGGACATCCAGCCGTACACGGAGGCCATCGAGTCGCTGCTGAAGACGGGCGTCTGGCCGTCCTGA
- a CDS encoding SRPBCC family protein: MLRRLRHEGLDFVETAPVRLVFARELSAAPDAVFHALAEDVPGWTQWFAAVTRAEPVEEPRPGRRIHLRGGVRFEESVVVSERPEVYAYRVDATNVPGVRALVEEWRLAPAGTGTLVRWTFAADGPAPFRMLLKAARPGLGRSFRDAVTALDRRLAAR; the protein is encoded by the coding sequence ATGCTCCGCCGACTGCGGCACGAAGGGCTCGACTTCGTCGAGACCGCTCCGGTACGACTGGTCTTCGCACGCGAGCTCTCCGCCGCGCCCGACGCCGTCTTCCACGCCCTCGCCGAGGATGTGCCCGGCTGGACCCAGTGGTTCGCCGCGGTGACGCGCGCCGAGCCGGTCGAGGAGCCTCGGCCGGGACGCCGGATCCACCTGCGCGGCGGCGTCCGCTTCGAGGAGAGCGTCGTCGTGTCGGAGCGGCCCGAGGTGTACGCCTACCGCGTGGACGCGACCAACGTGCCCGGCGTGCGGGCCCTGGTCGAGGAGTGGCGGCTGGCCCCGGCCGGGACGGGCACGCTCGTCCGGTGGACGTTCGCGGCGGACGGCCCGGCGCCCTTCCGGATGCTGCTGAAGGCGGCACGGCCCGGGCTCGGGCGGTCCTTCCGGGACGCGGTCACCGCCTTGGACCGGCGGCTGGCGGCGCGCTGA
- a CDS encoding DeoR/GlpR family DNA-binding transcription regulator — MSENQNLLAEQRRALILDEVRRRGGVRVNELTRKLGVSDMTVRRDLDALARQGVLEKVHGGAVPVVEASTHEPGFEAKSGLELTAKEDIARAAAQLVAPGAAIALSGGTTTYALAHQLVDVADLTVVTNSVRVADVFHVAQRTSGPRQGAATVVLTGGVRTPSDSLVGPVADQAIAALHFDVLFLGVHGISLEAGLSTPNLAEAETNRRLVQSARRVVVIADHTKWGVVGLSSFAALHQVDTLVTDRGLPAEARAQVSEQLRRLVVAGEPEDAADS, encoded by the coding sequence GTGAGTGAGAATCAGAACCTCCTCGCGGAGCAGCGACGCGCCCTGATCCTGGACGAGGTCCGGCGGCGCGGCGGGGTCCGGGTCAACGAGCTCACCCGCAAGCTCGGCGTGTCGGACATGACCGTGCGCCGTGATCTCGACGCGCTGGCCCGGCAGGGCGTGCTGGAGAAGGTGCACGGCGGCGCCGTCCCGGTGGTCGAGGCGAGCACCCATGAGCCCGGTTTCGAGGCCAAGTCGGGCCTGGAACTGACGGCCAAGGAGGACATCGCGCGGGCCGCGGCGCAGTTGGTGGCGCCGGGCGCGGCCATCGCGCTGTCGGGCGGTACGACGACGTACGCGCTGGCGCATCAACTGGTGGACGTGGCCGATCTGACCGTCGTCACCAACTCGGTGCGGGTGGCCGATGTCTTCCATGTCGCGCAGCGCACCTCCGGCCCCCGGCAGGGCGCGGCCACGGTCGTGCTGACCGGCGGGGTGCGCACCCCGTCCGACTCGCTCGTCGGACCGGTCGCCGACCAGGCCATCGCGGCACTCCACTTCGACGTCCTCTTCCTCGGCGTGCACGGGATATCGCTGGAGGCCGGCCTGTCCACGCCGAACCTCGCCGAGGCGGAGACCAACCGTCGGCTGGTGCAGTCGGCGCGCCGGGTCGTGGTGATCGCCGACCACACCAAGTGGGGTGTGGTGGGGCTGAGTTCGTTCGCGGCGCTGCACCAGGTCGACACGCTGGTGACGGACCGCGGGCTCCCGGCCGAGGCCCGTGCGCAGGTGTCGGAGCAACTGCGGCGGCTGGTCGTCGCGGGCGAGCCCGAGGACGCCGCAGACAGCTGA
- a CDS encoding VOC family protein, which produces MLGESKAFSGFSVDDIGRAKEFYGTTLGIRVSEAHGMLTLHLGGDTDVFVYPKDNHTPASFTILNFPVDDIDKAVTELVARGVTFEKYEGFGQDEKNIARGAGQDQMQGPDIAWFKDPAGNVLSVLSGSM; this is translated from the coding sequence ATGCTGGGAGAGAGCAAGGCATTCAGCGGCTTCTCGGTGGACGACATCGGCAGGGCCAAGGAGTTCTACGGCACCACCCTCGGCATCCGGGTGTCCGAGGCGCACGGCATGCTGACCCTGCACCTCGGCGGGGACACCGACGTGTTCGTGTACCCGAAGGACAACCACACACCGGCCTCGTTCACGATCCTCAACTTCCCCGTGGACGACATCGACAAGGCCGTCACCGAGCTGGTAGCACGCGGAGTGACGTTCGAGAAGTACGAGGGTTTCGGGCAGGACGAGAAGAACATCGCCCGCGGCGCCGGTCAGGACCAGATGCAGGGGCCTGACATCGCCTGGTTCAAGGATCCCGCGGGGAACGTTCTGTCCGTGCTGTCGGGATCGATGTAG
- a CDS encoding right-handed parallel beta-helix repeat-containing protein yields the protein MAQGTVQVTHTGTSRWRRRTGEYASLAAALQAAADGDVLTVAPGTYRENLVVQRPVTLRGPEGSPGSVRIAPVDGVPLTVRASAVIQDLHVEGQDGAAPAVLVEEGEPELVDLRVVTRSAAGIEVRGGARPAVRRCTVDNPAGIGIAVVDGGGGVFEECEVVSAGQSGVAVRGGAHPRLERCRVHHTSGSGLSATGENSALEAVGCEIYEVRGSGVQITGRATAHLTDCDVHRTTADGVTLDTDAVLTLADCRIHDIPENAVDLRSRSVLTLTRTSVRQFGRNGLSVWDPGTRVDANQCEIFDSTGDYPAVWVSDGATAVLDACRVHDVPDALFVLDRGSRADVVDSDLTQVRNTAVSVSDGATAQLDDCRIRDAATGAWFRDHGSGGTLANCTLDGVQTGVIVTKGADPTIERCTVDSPAEAGFYVSAGGRGSFLNCRVTGSAGYGFHVIDGCRTTLKKCRTERCARGGYEFADGGPDAGSGTGPVVEDCTSDESAGLRQPTAPRETAVQTTSQSPGLLGAIPGQRTTEQEPLITPSAPEQPARTSKAVLGELDALVGLDSVKREVRALTDMIEVGRRRQQAGLKAASVKRHLVFTGSPGTGKTTVARLYGEILASLGVLEKGHLVEVSRVDLVGEHIGSTAIRTQEAFDKARGGVLFIDEAYALSPEDSGRDFGKEAIDTLVKLMEDHRDAVVVIVAGYTAEMERFLSVNPGVASRFSRTITFCDYNPEELLRIVEQQAEEHEYRLASGAAEALLKYFTALPKGPAFGNGRTARQTFEAMVERHASRVAQLEEPSTDDLTLLYAEDLPESP from the coding sequence CTCGCCGCAGCGCTTCAGGCCGCCGCCGACGGTGACGTCCTCACCGTCGCGCCCGGCACCTACCGGGAGAACCTCGTCGTCCAGCGGCCTGTGACCCTGCGCGGCCCCGAGGGCTCCCCCGGCTCGGTGCGGATCGCTCCCGTGGACGGTGTGCCGCTGACCGTACGGGCCTCCGCGGTCATCCAGGACCTGCATGTGGAGGGCCAGGACGGGGCCGCGCCCGCCGTACTCGTCGAGGAGGGCGAACCGGAGCTGGTGGACCTGCGGGTCGTCACGCGCTCCGCAGCCGGGATAGAGGTGCGAGGCGGCGCACGGCCGGCCGTGCGGCGCTGCACCGTCGACAACCCCGCGGGCATCGGCATCGCCGTGGTGGACGGCGGGGGCGGGGTCTTCGAGGAGTGCGAGGTCGTCTCGGCCGGACAGTCCGGGGTCGCCGTGCGCGGCGGGGCCCACCCCCGTCTCGAGCGCTGCAGGGTGCACCACACCTCCGGCTCGGGGCTCTCCGCGACCGGGGAGAACTCCGCGCTGGAAGCGGTCGGTTGCGAGATCTACGAGGTCCGGGGCAGCGGCGTGCAGATCACCGGCCGCGCCACCGCCCACCTCACCGACTGCGATGTGCACCGCACCACCGCGGACGGCGTCACACTCGACACCGACGCGGTCCTCACCCTCGCCGACTGCCGTATCCACGACATCCCGGAGAACGCGGTCGACCTGCGCTCCCGTTCCGTGCTGACGCTGACCCGCACCAGCGTGCGCCAGTTCGGGCGCAACGGCCTGTCGGTGTGGGACCCCGGCACGCGCGTGGACGCCAACCAGTGCGAGATCTTCGACTCGACGGGCGACTACCCGGCCGTCTGGGTCAGCGACGGCGCCACCGCCGTACTGGACGCCTGCCGGGTGCACGACGTGCCGGACGCCCTGTTCGTCCTCGACCGGGGCTCCCGCGCGGATGTCGTCGACAGCGATCTCACCCAGGTCCGCAACACGGCCGTGTCGGTCAGCGACGGCGCCACCGCCCAACTCGACGACTGCCGCATCCGGGACGCGGCGACCGGCGCCTGGTTCCGCGACCACGGCAGCGGCGGCACCCTCGCCAACTGCACGCTGGACGGCGTGCAGACGGGAGTGATCGTCACCAAGGGCGCCGACCCCACCATCGAACGGTGCACGGTCGACTCCCCCGCGGAAGCGGGCTTCTACGTGTCGGCGGGAGGCCGCGGCTCCTTCCTCAACTGCCGGGTCACCGGCAGCGCCGGGTACGGCTTCCATGTGATCGACGGCTGCCGTACGACGCTCAAGAAGTGCCGCACGGAGCGGTGTGCGCGCGGCGGTTACGAGTTCGCCGACGGCGGTCCCGACGCGGGCTCCGGCACCGGCCCCGTCGTGGAGGACTGCACCAGCGACGAGAGCGCGGGGCTGCGACAGCCCACGGCGCCCCGTGAGACGGCCGTACAGACGACGAGTCAGTCGCCGGGCCTGCTCGGCGCGATCCCCGGTCAGCGCACCACCGAACAGGAACCGCTGATCACGCCCTCTGCGCCCGAGCAGCCGGCGCGCACCTCCAAGGCCGTCCTCGGTGAACTGGACGCGCTGGTGGGCCTGGACAGCGTCAAGCGCGAGGTGCGGGCGCTCACCGACATGATCGAGGTCGGCCGGCGCCGCCAGCAGGCCGGTCTCAAGGCCGCCTCCGTCAAGCGGCACCTGGTCTTCACCGGCTCCCCCGGCACCGGCAAGACCACGGTCGCCCGGCTCTACGGCGAGATCCTCGCCTCGCTCGGCGTCCTGGAGAAGGGCCACCTCGTCGAGGTGTCCCGGGTCGACCTGGTCGGCGAGCACATCGGCTCCACCGCGATCCGCACCCAGGAGGCCTTCGACAAGGCGCGCGGCGGCGTGCTGTTCATCGACGAGGCGTACGCCCTCTCACCGGAGGACTCCGGCCGGGACTTCGGCAAGGAAGCCATCGACACCCTGGTGAAGCTGATGGAGGACCACCGGGACGCGGTCGTCGTGATCGTCGCGGGCTATACGGCGGAGATGGAGCGGTTCCTCTCCGTCAACCCCGGGGTGGCCTCCCGCTTCTCGCGGACCATCACCTTCTGCGACTACAACCCCGAGGAACTGCTCCGGATCGTGGAACAGCAGGCCGAGGAGCACGAGTACCGGCTCGCGTCTGGCGCCGCCGAGGCGCTGCTGAAGTACTTCACGGCGCTCCCCAAGGGACCCGCGTTCGGCAACGGCCGCACCGCGCGGCAGACGTTCGAGGCGATGGTGGAGCGGCACGCGAGCCGGGTCGCCCAGCTGGAGGAGCCCAGCACCGACGATCTGACCCTGCTCTACGCGGAGGACCTGCCCGAGTCGCCGTGA